A region of Argentina anserina chromosome 5, drPotAnse1.1, whole genome shotgun sequence DNA encodes the following proteins:
- the LOC126795651 gene encoding uncharacterized protein LOC126795651 → MVLITKVLDGNNYNCWKRDMLRALNSKNKLGFINGTIESPLEKTDPDYYKTWTRVNDLVQQWITNAVSQDIAESLTYYSSAQEVWEDLHERFSRGNVSRIFEIQRDIACHNQTNAICNGFDELTFYYEVSHSSQGNQQRLMQFVMGLNDTYSVIRSQILLMNPLPTVRQAYVVITQEEK, encoded by the exons ATGGTCCTAATTACTAAAGTCTTGGATGGGAACAACTACAATTGTTGGAAAAGGGATATGCTTCGAGCTTTGAATTCCAAGAACAAGCTTGGTTTTATCAATGGCACAATTGAGTCTCCTTTAGAAAAGACTGATCCAGATTACTACAAAACATGGACTCGGGTCAACGACTTAGTGCAGCAGTGGATCACCAATGCTGTCAGTCAAGACATTGCTGAAAGTCTCACCTATTACTCTTCCGCTCAAGAGGTATGGGAGGACTTACATGAACGATTTTCACGAGGTAATGTCTCTCGAATTTTTGAGATTCAGCGAGATATAGCTTGTCATAA TCAGACTAATGCAATTTGTAATGGGTTTGATGAATTGACTTTCTATTATGAGGTTTCACACAGCTCCCAAGGAAATCAACAGAGACTAATGCAATTTGTAATGGGTTTGAATGATACTTACAGTGTTATTCGCAGTCAGATTCTTTTGATGAACCCTTTGCCTACAGTCCGCCAAGCTTACGTTGTTATTACCCAAGAAGAGAAGTAG